A single genomic interval of Alkalibaculum bacchi harbors:
- a CDS encoding Fic family protein, with protein MFGEDRPYEEVEYNNTKEYKKELWKASFGLQKIDGLTPSEYLVELSKEEIEGKKTYSEIKEDLDKYYSSAEADKENEEADKVSVRIAEWLSQPRPFEMSTRRLKQIHAHLFSGINTFQFPVGRFRDVNISKSEPVLNGASVFYESWNMLDAAFEIDFEEESKKDYSLLTQEEKAKSAMAFISNLWQIHPFREGNTRTSAVFAIEYFRDLGFDIDNTMFEKHSRYFRDALVRDNCLKKWQDPYFLDCFTENLVLGGNHDLEKLNLNIDTEVDRG; from the coding sequence GTGTTTGGAGAAGATAGACCATATGAGGAAGTGGAATATAACAATACAAAAGAATATAAAAAAGAATTATGGAAAGCTAGTTTTGGACTACAAAAAATAGATGGATTAACACCTTCTGAGTACCTTGTTGAGTTGTCAAAAGAAGAAATTGAGGGAAAGAAAACCTATTCAGAAATTAAAGAAGATTTAGATAAATATTATTCATCTGCTGAAGCTGATAAAGAGAATGAGGAAGCAGATAAAGTGTCTGTACGTATCGCAGAATGGTTGTCGCAACCTAGACCTTTTGAAATGAGTACAAGAAGGTTAAAACAGATCCATGCCCACTTATTTTCAGGAATTAATACCTTCCAGTTCCCTGTAGGAAGGTTTAGAGATGTTAATATTTCAAAGAGTGAACCAGTGCTAAATGGTGCTTCTGTTTTCTATGAATCATGGAATATGTTAGATGCAGCATTCGAGATTGACTTTGAGGAAGAATCGAAAAAAGATTATTCTCTATTAACCCAAGAGGAAAAGGCAAAGTCAGCCATGGCGTTTATATCAAATTTATGGCAAATTCATCCCTTTAGAGAAGGGAATACTCGTACAAGTGCCGTTTTTGCAATTGAGTATTTTAGAGATTTAGGTTTTGATATAGACAATACTATGTTTGAAAAACATTCTAGATATTTTCGAGATGCGTTAGTTAGAGATAATTGCCTAAAGAAATGGCAAGATCCCTATTTTTTAGATTGTTTTACTGAAAACTTGGTATTAGGTGGAAATCATGATTTAGAAAAATTAAATCTAAATATAGATACGGAAGTAGATAGGGGCTAA